The DNA segment TGTATGTGTTGGTAGTACGGTCAATAGAACGGCCCCATTGCATACCTGTACTGGTACTGAAATCCAGACTCGGATACTGACTCCATTGACTCTGCTTTAGGTCCACTTCGGCCAGCTCCGCCTGTATCTTACTTTGCTTAATAGTAATATTATTGGCCCAGGCGTATTCCACGCAACGCTGAAGGTCCCACTTGTCCTGGCTAAATACAGTACCAATAAATCCCAATTGCAGTAAAACAGGTAATAGAATTTTCCTTTTCATAGAACAAATCTGATTGTAATGAAGGAGGTGGCTAATAGTAAAAACTGCAAACGCTCAACTGTAACCACACAAAATACAGCATGCCCCCCAAAGCATAAAAAAATAATAGTTAAAACCGGCAATATCAGTGTTGAGAGGTGACACCTTTCGTTGGCATCGCCAGGGAAAGGTGTAACTAATCAAAAGCTCTTTCCTTTATATTGCAGCAAAAGCCTGTTCTATATCGGCCACCAGGTATTCCGCCTCTTCCAGCCCGATATAAAAGCGTATCATCCGGTGTTCCCTGTCGGCAGCATTAAAGTCTTCCGGCTGCAGGGAGGCGCAACGCGGAATGGCCAGGCTTTCATGGCCACCCCAGCTTACTGCCATGAGTATATGTCGCAATGATTCACAGAAGGTTACAATTTGCTCCATTTTTTCTGCTTTCATGACAATTGTCAGCAGGCCACAGGCGCCTGCCATCTGTGCTTTGGCCAGGTCATATTGGGAGAAATTGGGATCCAGGGGGAAAATAACTTCCTCTACAGCAGGGTGTTGCTTAAAATAGTCAATCACCTTCCGGGTGGTGCGGGAAATATGTTCCAGGCGCAGGGGTAGGGTGCGCAGGCCCCTGATCAGCAGCCAGGCATTGAAAGGAGATACCCCATTGCCCATATTCAGCAGCTCATTGTCGAAGATCTTTTTCATCATCGTACGGGTGCCGGTCAGTACCCCGGCCACCACATCACTATGCCCGCCGATATACTTGGTAGCCGACTGCAACACCATATCAATGCCCATTTCAATGGGCCGCTGGTAAAGCGGGGTGCAATAACTATTGTCGCAGATCGTCACAATACCTTCCGCCCGGGCCAGCTCGGCCACCGCCCGCAGGTCCTGCAGGGCAAAATCCCAGCTATTGGGCGATTCCAGGTAGATAACCTTTGTATTGGGCAGGATGGCCCTTTCAAAATTCTCAATCTGTGTGCCGTCCACATACGTCGTGGCCACACCAAAGCGGGGCAGCACATTGTCAAACATCTTTTGCGCCCAGGTATAGGGCTTATTAACAGACACGATATGGTCGCCCGATTGTATATTGGCAAACACGGAGGCGAAAATAGCCGAAGAGCCGCTGTTGAATACCAGGCAATCTTCTGCCCCGTCCAGTGCAGCCAGCTTCTTGCGCAGGATATCAATCGTAGGGTTCAGTCCCCGGCTGTACAGGTAATTACTGTACTCATCTTCAAAAACCTTACGCAGCTCATCCACCTTCTTGAAGGCGAAATTGCTGGTTTGCATAATAGGCGGCGCTATGGCCCGGAAGTACTGCTCCCTTTCCT comes from the Paraflavitalea devenefica genome and includes:
- a CDS encoding trans-sulfuration enzyme family protein, with the protein product MMSDYDLSYILNELGEEREQYFRAIAPPIMQTSNFAFKKVDELRKVFEDEYSNYLYSRGLNPTIDILRKKLAALDGAEDCLVFNSGSSAIFASVFANIQSGDHIVSVNKPYTWAQKMFDNVLPRFGVATTYVDGTQIENFERAILPNTKVIYLESPNSWDFALQDLRAVAELARAEGIVTICDNSYCTPLYQRPIEMGIDMVLQSATKYIGGHSDVVAGVLTGTRTMMKKIFDNELLNMGNGVSPFNAWLLIRGLRTLPLRLEHISRTTRKVIDYFKQHPAVEEVIFPLDPNFSQYDLAKAQMAGACGLLTIVMKAEKMEQIVTFCESLRHILMAVSWGGHESLAIPRCASLQPEDFNAADREHRMIRFYIGLEEAEYLVADIEQAFAAI